One Gelria sp. Kuro-4 DNA segment encodes these proteins:
- a CDS encoding SLC13 family permease: MLKSPRRLILGFALAILIVSFALSSRTLAGLSPSGIRTLGLLAFTVILWASEAIQPAATSLLVFVLLPLLGILPLNVALATLGTETVWQLIGIYIIAGAITKWQLDRRLAYNLLFLSAGRPALVSLVFLLCGVFFTFLVPAPVGKVALLLPLAAQSLDVLGLPSGGNTGRATHFALGSISLFAGVGLLTGCPASLYAAQLMAREAGATWTYGRWFLVFFPPVLLTSLLLWPLLLLLYPPEGRGGAERAAFLAFLGSQVQSLGRMNSAEKKLALILGLMIGLWATGGYLHTLPVTLVCLMAAAALFLPGIELISWREAADSISWSIILVFSAGLALTGGLTETGAAAWLGAQLGHLLGGFTPAQAGTAAFLFLVIVRLGFTTPTAYAAALLPVAFAAAESLSLNPVWLGALTAVAAHTAFLYPMESMTLMTAYAASSLTPCDVLRAGGASTLLAGAVTLLAAYLYWPLLGLAIK; this comes from the coding sequence ATGCTCAAATCGCCGCGCCGGTTGATCCTGGGCTTTGCCCTGGCCATTCTCATCGTATCCTTCGCGCTTTCCTCCCGCACGCTGGCCGGGCTTTCTCCCAGCGGTATACGCACGTTGGGCCTTTTGGCCTTTACCGTTATCCTCTGGGCCAGTGAGGCCATTCAGCCGGCGGCCACTTCGCTTTTGGTGTTCGTGCTGTTGCCGCTTCTCGGCATCTTACCCCTTAATGTTGCCCTGGCCACCCTGGGCACTGAGACGGTGTGGCAGCTCATCGGCATCTACATCATCGCAGGAGCCATCACCAAGTGGCAGCTTGACCGGCGCCTGGCCTACAACCTGCTCTTTCTCTCCGCCGGCCGGCCGGCCCTGGTAAGCCTGGTCTTTCTCCTCTGCGGCGTCTTTTTCACCTTTCTGGTGCCGGCACCGGTGGGCAAGGTGGCTCTCCTGCTGCCGCTGGCCGCCCAGAGCCTGGATGTGCTGGGCCTTCCCTCGGGCGGCAACACCGGCCGCGCCACACACTTTGCCCTGGGCAGCATTTCGCTCTTTGCCGGGGTGGGCCTCCTTACCGGCTGCCCGGCCAGCCTGTACGCCGCCCAGCTCATGGCGCGCGAAGCAGGGGCAACCTGGACGTACGGGCGCTGGTTCCTGGTCTTTTTCCCGCCCGTGCTGCTCACCAGCCTGCTTCTCTGGCCGCTGCTCCTGCTCCTTTACCCGCCCGAGGGGCGGGGCGGCGCGGAAAGGGCGGCCTTTCTTGCCTTCCTCGGCTCTCAGGTCCAGTCCCTGGGGCGGATGAACAGCGCCGAAAAAAAACTGGCCCTCATCTTGGGGCTTATGATCGGGCTTTGGGCCACGGGCGGCTACCTGCACACCCTCCCGGTGACGCTGGTCTGCTTGATGGCGGCGGCCGCCCTCTTTCTCCCTGGAATTGAACTTATTTCCTGGCGGGAGGCGGCAGATTCCATCAGCTGGTCCATCATCCTGGTGTTTTCCGCCGGGCTGGCGCTCACCGGCGGTCTTACCGAGACCGGCGCCGCTGCCTGGCTGGGGGCACAGCTGGGGCACCTCTTGGGCGGTTTTACCCCGGCGCAGGCAGGGACCGCGGCGTTTCTTTTCCTCGTGATCGTGCGCCTGGGTTTCACCACACCGACCGCCTACGCGGCGGCGCTGCTGCCGGTGGCGTTTGCAGCCGCGGAAAGCCTGTCGCTTAACCCCGTCTGGCTGGGAGCGCTTACGGCCGTCGCCGCCCACACTGCTTTTCTCTACCCCATGGAGTCCATGACGCTCATGACGGCCTATGCTGCCAGTTCCCTTACGCCCTGCGACGTGCTCCGCGCCGGCGGTGCCTCCACCCTGCTGGCGGGTGCCGTCACCCTGCTGGCCGCCTATCTTTACTGGCCGCTTCTCGGCCTGGCCATTAAATGA
- a CDS encoding PLP-dependent aminotransferase family protein, translating to MASNVSIQFDRHGKLPIYRQIAQALSERIRTGELAPGERLPAVRTLARTLQVNTITVVKAYRELEQLGLVRARTGSGTFVVPGGRVNVGAPGGGKEADLLGQGQVEIPPGAINFASATPDPGLLPVAAVQRLLNRVIERDGGQAFAYQDSRGYLPLREAVASALGTLGICAAAGAIQVISGGQQGIDVVAKSLLGPGDAVLVECPTYPGAMAAFRSRGARILSVPLEADGPDLTALERLLATVRPRIFYVMPTFQNPTGVVYSRKKKEALLALAQRFGLTLLEDDYLRELNFTETDLTPLAALAPPEVPVLYLKSFSKVLLPGLRLAFLVVPPALGGEVLAAKHTSDIFTSGLFQRVFELFLRERTWEEQLGRIRAVYEERYRTMIAALRDTLPPEIIFTPPPGGLNFWLRLPGKQDAAALYQEALKEGVVISPGALFVPAPGPSPWFRLTYASLTPEEIRQGTARLGKACRRLLGKENAVDYTPFV from the coding sequence ATGGCCAGCAATGTATCGATACAATTTGACCGCCACGGTAAGCTCCCCATTTACCGGCAAATTGCTCAGGCGCTGTCCGAGCGCATTCGGACCGGCGAACTGGCACCCGGTGAGCGGCTGCCGGCTGTCCGAACCTTGGCCCGCACCCTTCAGGTGAACACGATCACCGTGGTCAAGGCATACCGGGAGCTCGAGCAGCTCGGGCTGGTCCGCGCCCGCACCGGGAGCGGCACTTTTGTTGTGCCCGGGGGCAGAGTCAATGTGGGGGCACCGGGTGGCGGGAAGGAGGCAGACCTCCTCGGCCAGGGCCAGGTGGAAATACCGCCGGGGGCCATCAACTTCGCCAGCGCCACCCCGGATCCGGGTCTTTTGCCGGTAGCCGCGGTACAGCGCCTGCTGAACCGGGTCATTGAACGGGATGGCGGTCAGGCCTTTGCCTACCAGGACAGCCGGGGTTACCTGCCGCTCCGGGAAGCGGTAGCGTCGGCGCTCGGTACACTGGGTATCTGTGCCGCCGCCGGCGCTATCCAGGTTATCTCCGGGGGGCAACAGGGGATCGATGTGGTGGCCAAGAGTCTGCTCGGGCCGGGAGATGCCGTGCTGGTGGAGTGCCCTACCTACCCGGGGGCCATGGCGGCGTTCCGTTCGCGCGGCGCACGGATACTTTCCGTGCCGCTGGAAGCGGACGGGCCGGACCTTACGGCCCTGGAACGGCTTCTTGCTACAGTGCGACCGCGCATTTTTTACGTGATGCCCACCTTCCAAAACCCCACCGGGGTGGTCTACAGCCGCAAGAAAAAAGAAGCGCTCCTAGCCCTGGCGCAGCGCTTCGGCTTGACTTTGCTCGAGGATGATTACCTGCGGGAACTCAACTTCACCGAGACAGACCTCACACCGCTGGCCGCACTGGCCCCGCCGGAAGTGCCGGTCCTCTACCTCAAAAGCTTCTCCAAGGTGCTTCTCCCCGGCCTGCGCCTGGCGTTTCTCGTGGTGCCGCCTGCGCTCGGCGGTGAGGTTCTGGCCGCCAAACACACCTCGGACATCTTCACCTCCGGGCTTTTCCAGCGCGTTTTCGAACTCTTCTTGCGCGAGCGTACCTGGGAAGAGCAACTGGGGCGGATTCGGGCTGTGTACGAAGAGCGCTACCGGACGATGATTGCCGCCCTACGCGACACCCTGCCCCCGGAGATAATCTTCACCCCTCCGCCCGGCGGTCTCAACTTCTGGTTGCGCCTGCCGGGAAAGCAGGACGCAGCCGCGCTCTATCAAGAGGCACTCAAGGAAGGGGTGGTGATCAGCCCGGGGGCCCTCTTTGTCCCTGCACCGGGGCCCAGTCCTTGGTTCCGCCTTACCTATGCCTCGCTGACACCGGAGGAAATACGGCAGGGCACGGCCCGCCTGGGGAAGGCCTGTCGCCGCCTTCTGGGAAAGGAGAACGCGGTCGACTACACCCCTTTCGTCTAG
- the pdxS gene encoding pyridoxal 5'-phosphate synthase lyase subunit PdxS, whose amino-acid sequence MSEDRYALNKNLAQMLKGGVIMDVTTPEQARIAEEAGACAVMALERVPADIRRDGGVARMSDPKIIKAIKAAVSIPVMAKVRIGHFVEAQILEALGIDFVDESEVLTPADESYHIDKTRFKIPFVCGARDLGEALRRIAEGAAMIRTKGEAGTGNIVEAVRHLRAVNEGIAGLRGRGRAELVARAKELGAPLELVEQVAREGRLPVVNFAAGGVATPADAALMMQLGADGVFVGSGIFKSGNPAKRAQAIVKAVTYYNNPAILAQVSEDLGDPMPGVDVAALATEERYAARGW is encoded by the coding sequence GTGTCCGAAGACCGCTACGCTCTGAACAAGAACCTGGCACAGATGCTCAAGGGCGGCGTGATCATGGACGTGACCACGCCCGAGCAGGCCCGTATTGCAGAGGAAGCAGGCGCCTGCGCCGTAATGGCCCTGGAACGCGTGCCGGCCGACATCCGCCGGGACGGCGGAGTGGCCCGCATGTCCGACCCCAAGATCATCAAGGCCATCAAGGCGGCCGTCTCCATCCCGGTGATGGCCAAGGTGCGCATCGGTCACTTTGTCGAAGCCCAGATACTGGAGGCGCTGGGCATCGACTTTGTGGATGAAAGCGAGGTGCTGACGCCGGCCGACGAGTCCTACCATATCGATAAGACCAGGTTTAAGATCCCGTTCGTCTGCGGCGCCCGCGACCTGGGTGAGGCGCTGCGGCGCATCGCGGAAGGAGCAGCGATGATTCGCACCAAAGGCGAAGCCGGCACAGGGAACATAGTTGAGGCGGTGCGGCACCTCCGGGCGGTAAACGAAGGGATCGCCGGCCTGCGAGGCCGCGGGCGGGCCGAACTGGTTGCCCGGGCGAAAGAGCTCGGTGCGCCGCTGGAGCTGGTGGAGCAGGTCGCCCGCGAGGGACGCCTCCCGGTGGTGAACTTCGCCGCCGGCGGCGTCGCCACTCCTGCGGATGCCGCCCTTATGATGCAATTGGGTGCAGACGGCGTCTTCGTTGGTTCCGGTATCTTCAAGTCCGGAAATCCGGCGAAGCGGGCGCAGGCCATCGTTAAAGCGGTAACCTACTACAACAATCCGGCCATCCTGGCCCAGGTTTCGGAAGACCTGGGCGATCCGATGCCCGGTGTGGACGTAGCTGCTCTGGCGACCGAGGAACGTTACGCCGCCCGGGGGTGGTAG
- the pdxT gene encoding pyridoxal 5'-phosphate synthase glutaminase subunit PdxT has protein sequence MGPVGVLALQGAFREHRAALERLGVPVREVRLPADLNGLSGLILPGGESTAMGRLLREFGLREPLCRLGKEGLPMWGTCAGMILLAERIVGEDTVHLGLMDIAVRRNAYGGQLDSFRTELTIPAVSPAPFPLVFIRAPYVEEAGPQACVLAMLNGKIVAVQQRNLLATAFHPELTDDLRFHRYFLHAIERYHH, from the coding sequence ATGGGGCCGGTGGGAGTTCTTGCCTTGCAGGGCGCCTTCCGCGAGCACCGGGCGGCCCTGGAGCGCCTGGGTGTGCCCGTGCGCGAGGTGCGCCTCCCGGCGGATTTGAACGGGCTTTCCGGTCTGATCCTTCCCGGTGGGGAGAGTACAGCCATGGGCCGCCTGCTCCGGGAGTTCGGGCTCCGGGAACCATTGTGCCGCCTAGGTAAGGAGGGTTTGCCGATGTGGGGCACATGCGCCGGCATGATCCTCCTGGCCGAGCGAATCGTCGGCGAGGATACGGTGCACCTGGGTCTCATGGACATAGCCGTACGGCGCAATGCCTATGGCGGGCAACTGGATAGCTTTCGTACCGAGCTCACCATTCCCGCGGTTTCTCCCGCACCGTTCCCCCTGGTTTTCATCCGGGCCCCTTATGTGGAGGAAGCGGGGCCACAGGCCTGCGTGCTGGCAATGCTGAACGGCAAGATCGTCGCTGTCCAACAAAGGAATCTCCTGGCCACAGCCTTTCACCCGGAGCTTACGGACGATCTTCGTTTTCACCGCTACTTCCTGCACGCAATCGAGCGATACCACCACTAA
- a CDS encoding PLP-dependent aminotransferase family protein: MEWNEILVPAWRGEANTDIAEIMRLSETEGVISFAGGFPGADMFRLPEVSEVGARILAENGAAALQYGPTAGFSALREYLADRMRARFGVAISPAEVTITSGALQGLDLICRVLLEPGDVVISEAPSYVGALQTIIAYGARVEEIPTDEEGMQVDLLAERLAALSTSARRPKFIYTVPTFQNPSGATLSSARRRLLVDLAAAYGVPLVEDSAYAELRFAGSEVPTLKSLDKSGAVLFLGTFSKILSPGLRLGWVVAPETFTAKLIAVKQTSDQCSSSLSQLLALECGRRGIIERQVKASCALLKERAAAMSAGLKRHFPAGTHWVEPQGGFFTWVTLPDAPGLDTARLLKQAVAEEKVAYVAGRSFYAHGQGANQLRLSFSYPSPADIEEGTKRLGRFFQQALAAGA, encoded by the coding sequence ATGGAGTGGAATGAGATTCTTGTGCCGGCCTGGCGGGGCGAGGCTAACACCGACATCGCTGAAATCATGCGGCTCAGCGAGACGGAGGGGGTCATTTCCTTCGCCGGCGGTTTCCCGGGCGCGGACATGTTCCGCCTGCCCGAGGTCAGCGAAGTGGGTGCACGGATTCTGGCCGAAAACGGCGCCGCCGCCCTGCAGTACGGGCCTACGGCGGGTTTCAGCGCTCTGCGGGAGTACCTGGCGGACAGGATGCGCGCGCGCTTTGGCGTGGCGATCAGCCCGGCGGAGGTCACCATCACGAGCGGTGCCCTGCAGGGGCTCGACCTCATTTGCCGGGTGCTGCTGGAGCCGGGAGACGTGGTCATCAGCGAGGCGCCTTCTTATGTGGGGGCGCTGCAGACCATCATTGCCTACGGTGCCCGCGTGGAAGAGATACCCACGGACGAGGAGGGCATGCAGGTGGACCTTCTGGCGGAACGCCTGGCGGCCCTGAGTACATCCGCTCGGCGGCCCAAGTTCATCTACACCGTCCCCACCTTCCAGAACCCGAGCGGCGCCACCCTCAGCTCTGCCCGGCGCCGCCTCCTGGTAGACCTGGCGGCTGCGTACGGCGTGCCGCTGGTGGAGGACAGCGCCTACGCCGAGCTGCGCTTCGCCGGCAGCGAAGTGCCGACCTTGAAGTCCCTGGATAAAAGCGGTGCGGTGCTCTTCCTCGGGACCTTCTCCAAGATCCTGTCGCCCGGCCTGCGCCTGGGCTGGGTGGTGGCTCCGGAAACGTTCACCGCCAAGCTCATTGCTGTCAAACAGACCAGCGACCAGTGTTCCAGCAGCCTAAGCCAGCTCCTGGCGCTGGAGTGCGGGCGCCGGGGGATCATCGAGCGACAGGTGAAGGCCAGCTGCGCCCTCCTTAAGGAAAGGGCTGCTGCCATGTCGGCCGGGCTCAAGCGGCATTTCCCGGCCGGTACGCACTGGGTGGAACCTCAGGGCGGTTTCTTCACCTGGGTTACCCTGCCGGACGCGCCCGGCCTCGACACCGCCCGCCTCTTGAAGCAGGCGGTTGCCGAGGAAAAGGTGGCGTACGTGGCGGGGCGCTCCTTTTATGCCCACGGCCAGGGGGCCAACCAGCTGCGGCTTTCCTTCTCCTACCCTTCACCGGCGGACATTGAAGAGGGAACGAAACGACTGGGCCGCTTCTTCCAGCAGGCGCTGGCGGCCGGCGCCTAG
- a CDS encoding IclR family transcriptional regulator: MRSSPASGPGYNVRAVERAMELLSALAGGDPALGVTELAERLGLHKSTVHRLLVTLEGGGFVEQDQVSGRYRLGLKLFELGAVVGARQELRCEALPYMRDLSAKSGHTVHLVLLSGYDPIYVEKVENPHSVVSYSQIGKKLPLHATAAGKVLLAHLPPADQEEVLRGPLAAYTPNTITDPAVLREHLARIVKQGYALDNEELELGLRCVAAPIRGARGHVVASLSLSGLSATLTPERLPGLTAAARETALAISHRLGYSEALSLLRQG; the protein is encoded by the coding sequence ATGCGTTCTTCACCTGCTTCCGGTCCCGGCTACAATGTGCGCGCCGTGGAACGGGCCATGGAGCTCCTCTCGGCCCTGGCCGGCGGCGACCCCGCCCTGGGAGTGACGGAACTGGCGGAGCGGCTCGGCCTGCACAAGAGCACCGTGCACCGCCTGCTGGTCACCCTGGAGGGAGGGGGGTTTGTGGAGCAGGACCAGGTCAGCGGCCGCTACCGCCTGGGCCTGAAGCTGTTTGAGCTGGGGGCCGTCGTCGGCGCGCGCCAGGAGCTGAGGTGCGAGGCGCTGCCTTACATGCGCGACCTTTCTGCCAAAAGCGGTCACACCGTCCACCTGGTGCTCCTCTCCGGTTATGACCCCATCTACGTGGAAAAGGTGGAAAACCCGCATTCGGTGGTAAGTTACTCGCAGATCGGCAAAAAGCTGCCGCTGCACGCCACCGCCGCCGGCAAGGTGCTCCTGGCCCACCTACCGCCGGCTGACCAGGAGGAAGTCCTGCGCGGCCCACTGGCGGCTTACACACCCAATACGATCACCGATCCGGCCGTCCTGCGCGAGCACCTGGCCCGCATCGTCAAGCAAGGTTACGCCCTCGACAACGAGGAACTGGAGCTGGGGCTGCGCTGCGTGGCAGCACCCATCCGGGGGGCGCGCGGCCACGTGGTGGCTTCCCTTTCTCTCTCCGGGCTCTCCGCCACACTCACGCCCGAGCGGCTGCCCGGGCTCACCGCCGCAGCCCGGGAAACAGCCCTCGCCATCTCCCACCGCCTGGGTTACAGCGAGGCCCTGAGCCTGCTGCGGCAGGGGTAG
- the panB gene encoding 3-methyl-2-oxobutanoate hydroxymethyltransferase, with protein MRAKVTITTLREKVARGEKITMLTGYDYPLALAEEKAGVDIILVGDSLGMTVLGYESTLPVRMDTMIDHAQAVRRAAPTAYVIGDMPYLSYQVSVEQAVANAGRFMKEAGCDAVKLEGGRNVVDVVAALTKATIPVMGHIGLTPQSIAMLGGFKSQGRSLAAAETLIEDAKALEEAGAVAILLEAMPPEVARIITARANIPVIGIGAGPYVHGQLLIVHDMLGFFEAFTPKFVKKYADLNGAIRAALAEYIADVTSGAFPAAEHCYKMQPGEAEALLAKYNIG; from the coding sequence ATGCGCGCCAAGGTTACCATCACTACCCTGCGGGAGAAGGTCGCCCGCGGCGAAAAGATCACCATGCTCACCGGCTATGATTATCCGTTGGCCCTGGCCGAGGAAAAGGCCGGGGTGGACATCATCCTGGTGGGCGATTCCCTGGGCATGACAGTGCTGGGTTACGAGTCCACACTGCCGGTACGCATGGACACCATGATCGACCACGCGCAGGCCGTGCGCCGCGCCGCCCCCACCGCCTATGTCATCGGTGACATGCCGTACCTCTCTTACCAGGTAAGCGTGGAGCAGGCCGTGGCCAACGCCGGCCGCTTTATGAAAGAGGCCGGCTGTGACGCGGTGAAGCTCGAGGGCGGGCGCAACGTGGTCGACGTGGTGGCGGCCCTCACCAAGGCCACCATTCCAGTGATGGGCCATATCGGCCTTACGCCCCAGTCCATCGCCATGCTGGGCGGCTTCAAGTCCCAGGGGCGGAGTCTGGCTGCGGCCGAGACCTTGATCGAAGACGCCAAGGCGCTCGAGGAAGCCGGCGCGGTGGCCATCCTGCTCGAGGCCATGCCGCCCGAGGTCGCCCGGATCATCACCGCCCGGGCCAATATCCCCGTCATCGGCATCGGCGCCGGCCCGTACGTCCACGGCCAGCTCCTCATCGTGCACGACATGCTGGGCTTCTTCGAGGCCTTCACCCCCAAGTTCGTGAAAAAGTACGCCGACCTCAACGGTGCCATCCGCGCGGCGCTGGCCGAGTATATCGCCGACGTCACAAGCGGCGCCTTCCCGGCCGCCGAACACTGCTATAAGATGCAGCCGGGCGAGGCCGAGGCCCTGCTGGCCAAGTACAACATCGGCTGA
- the gyrA gene encoding DNA gyrase subunit A, with product MADQVADRIVPVRIEEEMKHSYLDYAMSVIIGRALPDVRDGLKPVQRRILYAMNEVGMGPDKPYKKSARLVGEVLGKYHPHGDVAIYDAMVRLAQDFVCRYPLVDGHGNFGSVDGDAPAAMRYTEVRLAPLAVEMLRDIDKETVDFIPNFDEHFKEPVVLPARVPNLLINGSSGIAVGMATNIPPHNLGEVVDALVMLIDNPAASVADLMLAVKGPDFPTGGLILGREGIRAAYSTGRGTIKVRAAARIETVKGGKQQIVVTQLPYMVNKARLVETIADLVREKRIEGITDLRDESGREGIRVVIELRRDVNADVLLNQLYHHTQLQVSFGVIMLALVKGEPRILSLKEMLTEYLDHQKEVVVRRTRFDLARAEERAHVLEGLRIALDHIDAIIALIRASRTVAEARSGLMEKFGLSEKQAQAILDMRLQRLTGLEREKIEEEYRELLTAIERLRAILGSEAMVYQIIRSELLEIKNTYGDERRTRITSDVGTLAPEDLIPEERVVVTLTAEGYVKRQPLAAYRSQRRGGRGILGTGTKEEDVVEHLITLSTHDYVLFFTNSGRAYRVKGHEIPEASRQAKGTPLVNLISLGAGEKVTAVLSVREFSDGQYLVMATRRGYVKKTPLADFDSVRRAGLVTITLEEGDELIYVRRTDGERELLLGTRGGKAIRFAEAEIRSMGRAARGVRGINLAPDDAVVSLDVVQKGADLLVVTAKGFGKRTPLGQFTRHSRGGKGMKAIRISERNGPVVDMKVVRPSDDLMLITAAGVLIRLEVDGIPEKGRDTQGVTLMRLEEGDSVMALARVTE from the coding sequence GTGGCAGATCAAGTGGCCGATCGCATCGTTCCCGTGCGAATTGAAGAGGAGATGAAGCACTCCTACCTCGATTACGCCATGAGCGTGATCATCGGTAGGGCGCTGCCGGACGTGCGCGACGGGCTCAAACCGGTGCAGCGCCGTATCCTCTACGCCATGAACGAGGTGGGCATGGGGCCGGATAAGCCTTACAAAAAATCCGCCCGCCTGGTGGGCGAGGTGCTCGGTAAGTACCACCCCCACGGCGACGTGGCGATTTATGACGCCATGGTGCGCCTGGCGCAGGACTTTGTCTGCCGCTACCCGCTGGTGGACGGGCACGGCAACTTCGGCTCGGTCGACGGCGACGCCCCGGCGGCCATGCGGTACACTGAGGTGCGCCTGGCGCCGCTGGCGGTGGAGATGCTGCGCGACATCGACAAAGAAACGGTGGACTTCATCCCGAACTTTGACGAGCACTTCAAGGAGCCGGTGGTCCTGCCGGCGCGGGTGCCGAACCTCCTCATCAACGGCTCTTCCGGTATCGCCGTGGGCATGGCCACCAACATTCCGCCCCATAACCTGGGCGAAGTGGTGGATGCCCTGGTGATGCTCATCGACAACCCCGCGGCCAGCGTAGCCGACCTGATGCTGGCTGTCAAGGGGCCGGACTTTCCCACCGGCGGGCTCATCCTCGGGCGCGAAGGCATCCGGGCGGCCTATAGCACCGGCCGGGGGACCATCAAGGTGCGCGCCGCCGCCCGCATTGAAACAGTAAAGGGCGGCAAGCAGCAGATTGTGGTAACGCAGCTGCCTTACATGGTCAATAAAGCCCGGCTGGTGGAGACCATCGCCGACCTGGTGCGCGAAAAGCGCATCGAGGGCATCACCGACCTGCGGGATGAATCCGGGCGCGAAGGGATTCGCGTCGTCATCGAGCTGAGGCGCGACGTCAACGCCGACGTGCTGCTCAACCAGCTCTACCACCACACGCAGCTGCAGGTGAGCTTCGGCGTCATCATGCTGGCGCTGGTGAAGGGCGAGCCGCGTATCCTCAGCCTCAAAGAGATGCTCACCGAGTACCTGGACCACCAGAAAGAAGTGGTGGTGCGCCGGACGCGCTTTGACCTGGCGCGGGCGGAGGAGCGGGCCCACGTTCTCGAGGGGCTGCGCATCGCCCTCGACCACATCGATGCCATTATCGCCTTGATCCGTGCTTCCCGCACGGTGGCGGAGGCGCGAAGCGGCCTCATGGAAAAGTTCGGCCTCAGCGAAAAACAGGCCCAGGCCATCCTCGACATGCGCCTGCAGCGCCTCACCGGCCTGGAGCGGGAAAAAATCGAAGAGGAGTACCGGGAACTTTTAACCGCCATCGAGCGCCTGCGCGCCATCTTGGGCAGCGAAGCCATGGTCTACCAGATTATCCGCAGCGAACTTCTCGAGATCAAAAACACGTACGGCGACGAGCGGCGCACCCGTATCACCAGCGACGTGGGGACGCTGGCGCCGGAGGACCTGATCCCAGAGGAGCGCGTTGTGGTGACGCTTACCGCCGAAGGCTACGTGAAGCGCCAGCCCCTGGCTGCCTACCGCAGCCAGCGCCGCGGCGGCCGGGGTATCCTGGGCACCGGCACCAAGGAAGAGGACGTGGTGGAGCACCTTATCACCCTCTCCACCCACGACTACGTCCTCTTCTTCACCAACAGCGGGCGCGCCTACCGCGTGAAGGGCCACGAGATCCCCGAAGCCAGCCGCCAGGCCAAGGGCACCCCCCTGGTCAACCTCATCTCGCTGGGCGCCGGGGAGAAGGTGACCGCCGTCCTGAGCGTGCGCGAGTTCAGCGACGGCCAGTACCTGGTGATGGCGACGCGGCGCGGCTACGTGAAAAAGACGCCGCTGGCCGACTTCGACTCGGTGCGCCGGGCCGGCCTGGTGACCATTACCCTGGAGGAAGGGGACGAGCTGATCTACGTACGCCGTACCGACGGCGAGCGCGAGCTGCTCCTGGGGACGCGGGGCGGCAAGGCCATCCGCTTCGCCGAGGCCGAGATCCGCTCCATGGGGCGGGCGGCGCGGGGGGTGCGCGGCATCAACCTGGCCCCGGACGATGCCGTGGTGAGCCTGGATGTGGTGCAAAAGGGCGCCGACCTTTTGGTGGTTACGGCCAAGGGCTTCGGCAAACGCACGCCGCTCGGCCAGTTTACCCGCCACAGCCGCGGGGGGAAAGGGATGAAGGCCATCCGCATCTCGGAACGCAACGGCCCGGTGGTGGACATGAAGGTGGTGCGCCCCAGCGACGACCTGATGCTGATCACCGCCGCCGGTGTCCTCATCCGCTTGGAGGTGGACGGCATCCCCGAGAAGGGGCGCGACACCCAGGGCGTAACCCTGATGCGGCTCGAGGAAGGCGACAGCGTCATGGCGCTGGCGCGGGTGACAGAGTAG